One part of the Nymphaea colorata isolate Beijing-Zhang1983 chromosome 8, ASM883128v2, whole genome shotgun sequence genome encodes these proteins:
- the LOC116259220 gene encoding uncharacterized protein LOC116259220, with protein MSFFAIKNVNKMSSLCGPMKGALSLCSFSAVQEDSFDSESEELPPTNFDIQHAIISVMRSRATDARQRPQSCSSLSDSLQWVFSPMTGEFTIAPKESHSAALPGPKEDDKREDETEAYFSVKSSFSRCSSIAEVEFKDVGRWWQLINDLGRCEGWPFGLLCPKSVLLPPLPSAPSESWVWRKEEHQLANREQ; from the exons ATGAGCTTCTTCGCCATAAAGAATGTGAACAAGATGAGCTCCTTATGTGGACCTATGAAGGGTGCTCTCTCGCTCTGCTCATTCTCTGCTGTTCAAGAAGACTCATTTGACAGTGAAAGCGAGGAGCTTCCACCTACCAATTTCGACATACAGCAT GCAATCATCTCTGTAATGCGAAGCCGGGCAACGGACGCTAGACAGAGGCCACAGAGTTGTAGCTCTCTGAGTGACAGCCTTCAGTGGGTTTTCTCTCCTATGACAGGAGAGTTCACAATTGCTCCAAAAGAGTCGCATTCCGCAGCCTTGCCTGGACCTAAGGAGGATGACAAGAGGGAAGATGAAACAGAAGCATATTTTTCTGTAAAGAGTAGCTTCTCTCGCTGCTCAAGCATAGCTGAGGTGGAATTCAAGGACGTGGGGAGATGGTGGCAGTTGATTAATGATCTGGGAAGGTGTGAAGGCTGGCCGTTTGGGCTCCTATGCCCGAAATCGGTGCTGTTGCCCCCTCTACCAAGCGCGCCGTCGGAATCATGGGTGTGGCGTAAAGAGGAGCATCAGTTGGCAAATAGAGAACAGTAA
- the LOC116258462 gene encoding patatin-like protein 2 isoform X2 has product MLTAPGPDNRPLYAAKDIVPFYLQNCPNIFPQSSGLWSNIKKLICAITGPKYDGQYLHELIRSQLGDTKLHQTLTNVVIPTFDIRLLQPTIFSSYQLKSDPSKDALLSDICISTSAAPTYFPAHHFETKNGKGETLRSFDLVDGGVAANNPTLVALSEVSREMVRENPDFFTAQPNKERYLVISLGTGSAKNEEKYSAASAARWGAMRWLLNGRCSPLIETFVQSSADMVDFHLSMAFQTLGSQKNYLRIQDDNLRGDATSVDISTEENLVNLVKAGEALLEKPVSRVNLETGVFEPIKGEGTNKDALTRFAEKLSKERKSRLMVGSTSETY; this is encoded by the exons ATGCTCACTGCACCTGGTCCAGACAACCGACCGCTTTATGCAGCCAAGGATATCGTTCCTTTCTATCTGCAGAATTGCCCCAATATCTTCCCTCAGTCTAG TGGCCTATGGAGCAACATCAAGAAGCTCATCTGTGCAATAACAGGACCAAAATATGATGGCCAATACCTCCACGAGCTGATCAGGAGCCAGCTTGGAGATACCAAGTTGCACCAAACGCTGACTAATGTGGTTATCCCAACGTTTGATATCAGACTTCTTCAGCCTACCATCTTCTCTTCGTATCAG CTGAAGAGCGACCCTTCTAAAGATGCACTGCTGTCTGATATATGCATCAGCACGTCTGCTGCTCCCACTTACTTCCCTGCCCACCATTTTGAAACCAAAAATGGAAAGGGAGAGACCCTTAGGAGCTTTGATCTTGTTGATGGAGGCGTTGCCGCTAATAATCCG ACCTTGGTGGCATTGAGTGAAGTTTCCCGAGAAATGGTAAGAGAGAATCCGGATTTTTTCACGGCACAACCCAACAAGGAAAGGTATTTGGTCATCTCTCTTGGGACGGGATCTGCCAAGAATGAGGAAAAATATAGTGCTGCATCAGCTGCAAGATGGGGTGCAATGAGATGGCTGTTGAATGGCAGGTGCAGCCCTTTAATCGAAACATTCGTTCAATCAAGCGCTGACATGGTTGATTTCCACCTCTCCATGGCCTTCCAAACACTTGGTTCACAAAAAAACTATCTGCGAATCCAG GATGACAATTTAAGGGGAGATGCAACATCTGTTGACATATCAACCGAGGAAAACCTAGTCAACTTGGTAAAGGCTGGAGAAGCCCTCCTGGAGAAGCCAGTTTCACGTGTGAACTTGGAGACTGGTGTGTTTGAGCCCATAAAGGGTGAAGGCACCAACAAAGATGCACTAACAAG GTTTGCAGAGAAACtgtcaaaagaaaggaagagtcGCCTCATGGTGGGatcaacaagtgaaacatattag
- the LOC116258462 gene encoding patatin-like protein 2 isoform X1, protein MAAVTPSKPPTSAILITILSIDGGGIRGIIPATILSFLELRLQELDGEDVRIADYFDVITGTSTGGLVTAMLTAPGPDNRPLYAAKDIVPFYLQNCPNIFPQSSGLWSNIKKLICAITGPKYDGQYLHELIRSQLGDTKLHQTLTNVVIPTFDIRLLQPTIFSSYQLKSDPSKDALLSDICISTSAAPTYFPAHHFETKNGKGETLRSFDLVDGGVAANNPTLVALSEVSREMVRENPDFFTAQPNKERYLVISLGTGSAKNEEKYSAASAARWGAMRWLLNGRCSPLIETFVQSSADMVDFHLSMAFQTLGSQKNYLRIQDDNLRGDATSVDISTEENLVNLVKAGEALLEKPVSRVNLETGVFEPIKGEGTNKDALTRFAEKLSKERKSRLMVGSTSETY, encoded by the exons atGGCAGCGGTTACGCCCAGCAAGCCACCAACTTCTGCTATTCTCATCACCATTCTAAGCATTGATGGGGGTGGAATCAGGGGGATCATCCCAGCGACGATCCTCAGCTTCCTTGAGCTACGACTTCAG GAGTTGGATGGAGAGGACGTGAGGATTGCTGATTATTTCGATGTCATAACAGGGACAAGCACAGGTGGCCTTGTGACCGCCATGCTCACTGCACCTGGTCCAGACAACCGACCGCTTTATGCAGCCAAGGATATCGTTCCTTTCTATCTGCAGAATTGCCCCAATATCTTCCCTCAGTCTAG TGGCCTATGGAGCAACATCAAGAAGCTCATCTGTGCAATAACAGGACCAAAATATGATGGCCAATACCTCCACGAGCTGATCAGGAGCCAGCTTGGAGATACCAAGTTGCACCAAACGCTGACTAATGTGGTTATCCCAACGTTTGATATCAGACTTCTTCAGCCTACCATCTTCTCTTCGTATCAG CTGAAGAGCGACCCTTCTAAAGATGCACTGCTGTCTGATATATGCATCAGCACGTCTGCTGCTCCCACTTACTTCCCTGCCCACCATTTTGAAACCAAAAATGGAAAGGGAGAGACCCTTAGGAGCTTTGATCTTGTTGATGGAGGCGTTGCCGCTAATAATCCG ACCTTGGTGGCATTGAGTGAAGTTTCCCGAGAAATGGTAAGAGAGAATCCGGATTTTTTCACGGCACAACCCAACAAGGAAAGGTATTTGGTCATCTCTCTTGGGACGGGATCTGCCAAGAATGAGGAAAAATATAGTGCTGCATCAGCTGCAAGATGGGGTGCAATGAGATGGCTGTTGAATGGCAGGTGCAGCCCTTTAATCGAAACATTCGTTCAATCAAGCGCTGACATGGTTGATTTCCACCTCTCCATGGCCTTCCAAACACTTGGTTCACAAAAAAACTATCTGCGAATCCAG GATGACAATTTAAGGGGAGATGCAACATCTGTTGACATATCAACCGAGGAAAACCTAGTCAACTTGGTAAAGGCTGGAGAAGCCCTCCTGGAGAAGCCAGTTTCACGTGTGAACTTGGAGACTGGTGTGTTTGAGCCCATAAAGGGTGAAGGCACCAACAAAGATGCACTAACAAG GTTTGCAGAGAAACtgtcaaaagaaaggaagagtcGCCTCATGGTGGGatcaacaagtgaaacatattag